In the Ruminococcus sp. OA3 genome, one interval contains:
- a CDS encoding chemotaxis protein, whose product MPKGNPKAQTIASEKYQKKAGYISKSYKLKKAVVDEFAVACQRAGVSQAKQLTQMMEDFIRGVE is encoded by the coding sequence ATGCCGAAGGGAAACCCAAAAGCACAGACGATTGCAAGCGAAAAATATCAAAAAAAGGCTGGATATATCAGCAAGTCCTATAAACTGAAAAAAGCAGTTGTTGATGAATTTGCCGTTGCCTGCCAGCGTGCAGGCGTAAGCCAGGCAAAGCAATTGACACAGATGATGGAGGATTTTATCCGGGGGGTGGAATAG